The following coding sequences are from one Comamonas koreensis window:
- a CDS encoding ABC-F family ATP-binding cassette domain-containing protein has translation MITLKNITLRRGTKVLLDGVTTTINPGESVGLVGRNGAGKSTLFALLNGSLTEDGGDFHIPAQWRMGQVAQHMPETEESATQFVLEGDTRLVEVQAQLEAAEASGDGMALAQAYADLADAGAHDAVPRAQALILGLGFKVQELEHPVNSFSGGWRMRLQLARALMCPSDLLLLDEPTNHLDLDALVWLEAWLKRYPGTLITISHDREFLDAITNVTLQIQGGQLTRYGGNYSRFEELRAQQLELQQASFAKQQEKMAHLQKFIDRFKAKASKAKQAQSRVKQLDRMEKIAPVLAEAEFTFEFKEPANLPNPMLAITDAAFGYEDEDGKQTTILQGVNRSVLAGQRIGILGANGQGKSTLVKTIAREMKALAGTVTEGKGLNIGYFAQQELDVLRPSENPLEHMIRLAKEIGSEGNSAREQDLRNFLGTFNFSGDMVKQSVGSMSGGEKARLVLAMIVWQRPNLLLLDEPTNHLDLATREALAMALNDFDGTVMLVSHDRHLLRAVCEDFWMVGRGQVGPFDGDLDDYQRYLLDESKRLREEARQADMQSRSKDAAPAPAAEAAPIAAPVAAPAPAPAPAPAKAEPVGDPKEARRLAAAARQQLADKTKPFKKELEQIDKKLPQLNAQRDALETKLATPGLPGADIVEAGKQLSAVNGEIEQLEERWLELSEQIEAISQELNATA, from the coding sequence ATGATTACGCTGAAAAATATCACCCTGCGCCGCGGCACCAAAGTGCTGCTTGACGGCGTCACCACCACCATCAACCCAGGCGAATCGGTGGGCCTGGTTGGCCGCAACGGCGCTGGCAAGTCCACGTTGTTTGCACTGCTCAACGGCTCGCTGACGGAAGACGGTGGCGATTTCCACATTCCCGCACAGTGGCGCATGGGCCAGGTCGCCCAGCACATGCCCGAAACCGAGGAATCGGCCACCCAGTTCGTGCTGGAGGGCGACACCCGCCTGGTTGAAGTACAGGCCCAGCTCGAGGCTGCCGAGGCGTCCGGCGACGGCATGGCCCTCGCCCAGGCCTATGCCGACCTGGCCGATGCTGGCGCCCACGATGCCGTGCCGCGCGCGCAGGCGTTGATCCTGGGCCTGGGCTTCAAGGTCCAGGAGCTGGAGCACCCGGTCAACAGCTTCTCGGGCGGCTGGCGCATGCGCCTGCAGCTGGCCCGCGCGCTGATGTGCCCCAGCGATCTACTGCTGCTCGACGAACCGACCAACCACTTGGATCTGGACGCCCTCGTCTGGCTCGAAGCCTGGCTCAAGCGCTACCCCGGCACCCTGATCACCATCAGCCATGACCGCGAATTTCTCGACGCGATCACCAATGTGACCCTGCAGATCCAGGGCGGGCAACTGACACGCTACGGCGGCAACTACAGCCGCTTCGAAGAGCTGCGTGCCCAGCAGCTGGAGCTGCAGCAGGCCAGCTTTGCCAAGCAGCAAGAGAAGATGGCGCATCTGCAAAAGTTCATTGACCGCTTCAAGGCCAAGGCCAGCAAGGCCAAGCAGGCGCAAAGCCGGGTCAAGCAGCTCGACCGCATGGAGAAAATTGCGCCCGTGCTGGCCGAGGCCGAGTTCACCTTCGAGTTCAAGGAGCCAGCCAACCTGCCCAATCCAATGCTGGCGATCACCGATGCCGCCTTTGGCTATGAGGACGAAGACGGCAAGCAGACCACGATCTTGCAAGGCGTCAACCGCTCGGTGCTGGCAGGCCAGCGCATCGGCATTCTGGGCGCCAATGGCCAGGGTAAATCGACCCTGGTCAAGACCATTGCCCGTGAGATGAAGGCCCTGGCCGGCACCGTGACCGAAGGCAAGGGCCTCAATATCGGCTACTTTGCCCAGCAGGAGCTGGACGTTTTGCGCCCGAGCGAAAACCCGCTCGAGCACATGATCCGCCTGGCCAAGGAAATAGGCAGCGAAGGCAACAGCGCGCGTGAGCAGGACCTGCGCAACTTCCTGGGCACCTTCAACTTCAGCGGCGACATGGTCAAGCAGTCCGTGGGCAGCATGAGCGGTGGCGAAAAAGCCCGCCTGGTGCTGGCGATGATCGTCTGGCAGCGCCCCAACCTGCTGCTGCTCGACGAGCCCACCAACCACCTGGACCTGGCAACTCGCGAAGCGCTGGCGATGGCACTGAACGACTTTGACGGCACCGTCATGCTGGTCAGCCATGACCGCCATCTGCTGCGCGCCGTCTGTGAGGACTTCTGGATGGTCGGTCGCGGCCAGGTCGGCCCCTTCGATGGCGACCTGGACGACTACCAGCGCTACCTGCTGGACGAATCCAAGCGCCTGCGCGAGGAAGCGCGCCAGGCCGATATGCAATCGCGCAGCAAGGATGCAGCGCCGGCACCCGCAGCCGAGGCTGCGCCCATCGCGGCACCGGTTGCGGCACCCGCGCCAGCCCCTGCGCCTGCGCCCGCCAAGGCCGAGCCCGTGGGCGACCCCAAGGAAGCCCGCCGCCTGGCCGCTGCGGCCCGCCAGCAGCTGGCCGACAAGACCAAGCCCTTCAAAAAAGAGCTCGAACAGATCGACAAGAAGCTGCCCCAGCTCAACGCGCAGCGGGATGCGCTGGAGACCAAGCTCGCCACCCCGGGTTTGCCGGGTGCAGACATCGTTGAGGCTGGCAAGCAGCTGAGCGCCGTCAATGGCGAGATCGAGCAGCTCGAAGAGCGCTGGCTGGAGCTGTCCGAGCAGATCGAGGCGATCAGCCAGGAGCTGAACGCGACGGCCTGA
- a CDS encoding ferritin-like domain-containing protein has product MTTASEMHGRPGIDRQSGTSQDAGAAPPARSHWQLADIPYAQIDHGAVANDEDMFYLLMSASFVETGSDTYATNLGAHYAQYPDIQHWLEARWEHEELQHGASLRRYVETVWPSFDWQKAYDSFFAEYSLLCTQEALLEDPRLEMVARCVVETGTTAYYHTLRGLSQEPVLTELLGHIRNDEVGHFKHFLSYFKSLQAQEPVGRLRIAKALYSRLKELRESDSDVALRHVFANKGDLFADRQRSFDDVAQRIYHLISTGLPAQLAVQMLLKPLLLPPKLESCLHRPISRLACKMLAY; this is encoded by the coding sequence ATGACAACAGCCTCTGAAATGCATGGACGGCCTGGTATCGACCGCCAGTCAGGCACCAGCCAGGATGCTGGCGCTGCACCGCCGGCGCGGTCCCATTGGCAGCTGGCCGACATTCCCTATGCGCAGATCGACCATGGCGCGGTGGCGAACGACGAGGACATGTTCTATTTGCTGATGAGCGCCTCCTTTGTCGAGACCGGCTCGGACACCTATGCCACCAATCTGGGCGCGCACTACGCCCAGTACCCAGATATCCAGCATTGGCTGGAAGCGCGCTGGGAGCATGAGGAGCTGCAGCATGGCGCATCGCTGCGGCGCTATGTGGAAACCGTCTGGCCCAGCTTTGACTGGCAAAAGGCCTATGACAGCTTCTTCGCCGAGTACTCGCTGCTGTGCACGCAAGAGGCTTTACTGGAGGACCCGCGCCTGGAGATGGTGGCGCGCTGCGTGGTGGAGACCGGCACCACGGCCTACTACCACACCTTGCGCGGGCTCAGCCAGGAGCCGGTGCTCACCGAGCTGCTGGGCCATATCCGCAATGACGAGGTCGGCCACTTCAAGCATTTCTTGAGCTACTTCAAAAGCCTGCAGGCCCAGGAGCCCGTTGGCCGGCTGCGCATTGCGAAGGCGCTGTACAGCCGCTTGAAAGAATTGCGCGAGAGTGATTCCGATGTGGCGCTGCGCCATGTGTTCGCCAACAAGGGCGATCTGTTTGCCGACCGGCAGCGCAGCTTTGACGATGTCGCCCAGCGCATCTACCACCTGATCAGCACCGGATTGCCGGCCCAACTGGCAGTGCAGATGCTGCTCAAACCCTTGCTGCTGCCGCCCAAGCTGGAGTCCTGTCTGCACCGGCCGATCAGCCGGCTGGCCTGCAAAATGCTGGCCTACTGA